The DNA window GGACAATTTGTTTACATTGattgtatattaataaatcatatattattgttaataataaaattatataaagttagTAAGTCCGGGATTGTTTGGATTGTACTCATTCATGTTATTTGAACAATTAGGTGATTGTAAggagtaaatatttttttggttaaaaaaattaaggtattaatatataataatatgttttttaaaataaaggatattttaatgttttgattaaaaattgagtgatgtgataaAAGAAGTAGTAAGTAAAATATGTCTgagttgagttatttaaataatcaaattgaaatatgatttaataaaaattaaatttgaactgTGATTTTGTtgtaacttaaaatatttttttgagtgaGAATTAgatcattttaaaaaagagTAAGAATTTTAGTACGAAGATGAGTGtattaaaaatctaataagatatatttttcaaattttaattccaCTAATTGAATGAGACCTCATTCcttaccaaaataaaaataaatccttACAATATTCCTTCAAATTTTTGttactcttttaaaaaaatatatcttaaactATCTTAGTTCTCTCAAATATTACACATAATTGACATGTGATTGATGATTTAATTCAACCAAATGAGGATTAGCGTGTATAAATTGAACTATTTTGAtgttttatattgaaaaataagaataaatattgtatatataaccAAAGAGTTTGTATACATAATTTCTTTTGGAATGTGCTAAATCTAACACTGAATAcctaatacaattttttaaaaaattaggtgataaaattgttttaaaatgtacaaattttccaaattttataatagttgGGCAGATATACCATTTGACAAAATGCATTTGTGGGTAGGATGTATCATCCGAcatgttacaaaaaaaaaacatgacagTTGGGAATTGGGATAGCTTtctaaagtaattttttttaaaaaaatgaatactCTTGAATGCTGAAgaatttaagtaaatatttaatttttttaagtatttaatatataagttcaAGCCTTTTGGTATCAGTTTTATCAAAGTGGCAAACAATTCTTAGAAAAATATCATTCGGCAAAAATTGTCATTAcaaaatttcatattaaataaaaaaacttttccTTTAATTATGATTAGGACGATAattgtgataaaataatatattttttaaaacatttacaGATTCTAATGGTGTAAAGAAACTAAATGAAAGactgaaaatatataatttacttttaGGGGAAAGTTTTAGAATTTGTAACCAGTCTTCTAAGTTCCAAGTTACATACATTTGTACAGTTATTacactttttttcttctatCATTTTGTATATTGGTTATTTagataagatatataaatataatttaatattaaaaatgataaatttaccATATTCATACAACATTATACAGAAAGAATAGTAATTATCATTTTAACACTTTGGTACCATCAAGCAAACTATTATGATCTTCGCAATAGTTTGTATTTTGTAAGAGTGTAAGATTATAAAtgcaaaaacatttaaaaaaaaaaagtaaaaataaagaTGAACCCTTTTTTTCCCTTCTTTTTTGCGGAAATAAACATTCTCCATTACCATTCTTCGTATTCATGGATTTCTCAGAGCTGCCAAACGCTCCTCTAGATCGTCAATGTTCGATCTGTATAGAAAGGAGTAATAATATTATGTGATTCAATTGAAGTTGGGGGCATATCTTTGAGTGAGTCGTATTAgctttttaaattcaaacaatttaaaaaCCAACTATGACATCAATTTAACTTGTCAACCAAAAAAAAGATTAAGCAATTTACTAACCTGGTGGTGCTAACATCCTCAGTCTTCTTCCCAGCTATTTTTCCTTTCGGAGCAGATGATAACTGCAAATAACCATAGTTAGATCCACAAATATTCGAGAAAAATATCCCATCAcagtgaaaattattattatttaacttgaTATTACCCACCTGTGAAGCAACATCAACACCAATTTCATCTAGCACCTgcaaaataaagttaaaatattaaatgataagAACATTTGAACGACGACTTTGGTCAGGAtttcaaaacaaagaaaaaacttCAAAATAGTTCTAACCTGGTTTGTCAGCTCATCTGTTTCATCTTCCGCCTCATCGTTATCAAGAACATCATCTATGGCATCCGACATCATTTCTGTCTGCATTTTCCCAACACAGTGATGAAAAACTGAATCTAAATGCAATTAACTGGCCTGTACTagaatgaaaatcaaataaacgTCAACTTACAGTCATATCCATTTGTGCAGATTGCTTCTGGAATTCCCTTATCGCTTTTGTCTGTTTAGCCGGTTCCATTTGCTGTAAAAAAAACAGATAATttattcgaatcatattattatGAAATGACATTTCAAAAGTTTACGAGTCCAGATTTTTACAACCTTGTTCATTGCTGCCATGGCTTTAGTGGCTCCTTTCATTCCAGCTGCAACTGATGATTGAGCTGACATTGCCTACAAAACAAATTAGGACAAAAGTTATCGAATAAAACCATTTAAATCAATTCATATaaccataataaaaataaacagtggataataataatttacctGTGTCTGAGTAGCTATACCTCTTACTTGAGCTCGACTACCTTGTAACTTTGCAATTTGTTGTCTAAGCCTGACTAATTGGCGTGCTAGAATTTTAGTTGCAGCCTGCGTGTTGAAGAAAGGTTATACAAGAAACTAACGCTATCTTTCAAAAGAAAGTTGTTGCCAATAGCCAAGATCCTGTGTAGGTAAAGCTTCAAAGAATGAATTACATAAACCAGGAAACACTTTTGTTTCTGAATCTGGATCCAAATCTAGTAGAACAACCGTCAATGAATTTCTCAATATGTGTCATAAACGGGatctatttgaaaacacttttgtATCTGAATCTGGATAAATTTTGACATAAATCAACAATGCAGACATGGGTTCTACCTCATTTCCTGTTTTTGCAGTTCTTTTGATCTCAGCAACGAGTTTCTTTTCCTGTCCCAATGGTAAAATAAGGTAGAGTTTAAAACAAGAATCACAAAACTAACAGAAATCATTTAGAGAAAAGATCACAACTTACTTCCATTTGTAAAGCTGTAATTTCTTTCTCAATACCTGAAAATAAAGGAATCAGACATGAAGAAATTCTAGCTAATATTGGCTCATATCATGTTTAAGATACATTAAATTCTTTTAGAATCAATTCGTGATCAATTAATTGATGGTGATCATCAGTCTATTTTACCTCTGGTGGCATTCGCCATTTCTCTTTTACTCTCTCTAAGTGCCTCTGTGATCAAAACGTACCAAATCCCAATTAAACAACTATAGCAATGAGTAATAATCTGGATCAATTGATCGCGCAAGGATAATTCAATAAAGAAGAGGATCGAAGGCCGAACCTTTAGCAGAAGGTTTTTTGGCAAATATTTTCAGCATCTTGTCTTGGAGGAGGCTGATTCAAACCAGCTAATGCTTCGACGGAAGAAAACACCCAGCCAGAATAGTAAAAGTTGAAGCTTCACTCCCTTGTTAACACTCGAATTAGTCCAATGCGCAGAAATGAAAACCCTAATTGTCGATCGTACCTTGTTAAGCAATGCAAAAAGAAGATCGATTCCTGAAATTCTTCAACGAGTATTTTGATCGAGAGAGAGAATTTCAGTTCCTCCTGCTGTGCTAGCTAGCTTTCAGGAGCGTAGAGAAAAATACGCGGATTCTACTACAAGTTGAGATTTGGGCCCTTCTAAGTTCTAACGGACATATCCAACGTCAACCttctcaaactttttttttctttttcttttgtccgagtatattatttaattagaaggATTATAGGTAAGtgctttttttatatatataaaataaaatattttaatttaaaagtaattttgcataaattatttaatatatcttGAGTCAATTAACAAGAAGACACGGGAAATTTTTGATGAAAATTCcttaataaagtttttatttggGGAAATGAGCAGTGTTCAATAAAACTTGTAGAAATGACCACTTCTCCTGTGTTATAACGAAGATGTTGCATTGTGTGACGCGACGGAACTCTAATTCGTCGCGATGACGGTCGCGTCTCACGACGGCACACTCGACGAATTGGAGTTCCGTCGCGTATGGCGCGACGGAGGTATTTTCGTCTGAAAACTAGAAAATGGTCATTTGCGCAATTTTTATTATGCGTTGATCATTAGGGTCACctcatcaaatttcccgaaAATACTTCAAAtcataaaagttaaaaaaaaaactataaaaaaaaaaaccactcacaataatttgtaatttgtatgtaatatataataatttatttgaagatGTATTAGATGACCATTAAGGCCTAACCCATAAAGACTAAGGCCTAAATAGTTCAAGGCCCATATTAGCTGGTTCAATAtgagattatatataaaagattgtTAAGAACAAATAGGTTTATTAGAGAAATTCATTAATTTATGAATCAATTGTTGGAATTCATTCCAaccatatttattttgtagatttcttacaatttaatgaatttgtttttttcacaACCCTAATTTTATGACGTTGGTTAGGTCAGTTCTAACCAGAGATTAATCAATCTATTAGAAGATGATCAAGATCAttttttctcctttatttgTCTTCCCTTCTTATTTTTCCTTCTAGATATTTTAATGtaactaatattaattttataaattttatagtgTGTTTAAggacttatttatttttcaatgtataaatcatttttaacaaacaatctataaaaatgtattatacaattatttgtgtagatattttaatatgaaataatatttaaataaataaataaaaatgtttttttaaataattattatcaccAAGActcttataataaatatgtgacGAATCATTATCAAAACAAGGGATATCTATTATTGAGGGCCCGAAATATAGTATTTATTAGCTAGAGACATCTTTATACACACGTAAACAAGTCACAAttgtctttctttttcattttgttttctttctttgtttttgGTTAAGAAATTGTGCAATTGGAGCGTATTAATACGTGTAGGAATTCTTCCGATTTTAACGCATATTATTTGTGGAAAAAATCAGATAGAGTTGAGGAATAAGAAAACTATACAATTATATCACAAAGAATGAGagaaatgaaatgaataattaaaaataacgaGTTGTTAAAACAATGACATATAAGTTTCAAATAATTGTTTAGAAGGAAAACAATTTACAGGTAAGACAattttaatggagttagacttttAGTGGTtaacttaatttgtttttttttttataatttcaatgaaTTGAAACAGTTTTACGacagaaaaaagaagaatattcagtaatataTTATCgtattatcacaatataagtaaaatataataaaactatatttatgttattaatcATAACATCTTTCTTCGTTAAATTTAGTATAATTAATAGACAAATTGTTATAAGAACGCCAAGAAGTACTTATTGCTTCGAAGTGAAAGTCGCTACATGTAAGGCATGGATGGTCTAGACTGGACAACTAACAACATTTGATTACCACTTTTAATATGGGGCTTCTATGAAATACATTAATGATCGAGATAGAAAATCGAAAAAATGGCGAATAACACAGAAATGATTAAAAACGCAGTGGAAAAGGGGAGCCTATAAAAATTTTAGCatcataaactttaaaaaatgagTAACAAGACTgctttacaaaataaaatctatGCACATCACTGTTTTTGTTCTCTGATTTGCACTGCTGGTTGGAGGATTGGGAAATAGATGattatgattaaaatgataatttatttattttttaaaatcacatATTTGGTTTGAGTTATTTCAATAAcacaaattcaaaaaaatataatatcactTCTTTTcctatattaaattattcaattcattaacaaaaatattaaaatattttttatttttaaattattaaatactaaaGGCAATTTAAGcttttttatctcaaaaaaaaatacatttccTTAAAATCacccatcattatttttaaataactcgaATATGAATAACCTAAatgatttttctctttttaaagcAATTATTATCACTATTGAGTCATTTAGGACTATTAGTACCAGTATTTTCTGTTTTGAGAAAAGgttattaaactttttatatcaTGTGATCACAATTAATTTACATGAAAATAAAGCATAAGTGGGTAGCGAAGTCAACTACTAATTTGGAAATAAAGGGAAGAATGTGACATTTGCATCATTTTTCgcgagtttttgaaaaaaaaaaatctccttttagtttaaacaaatttattcaaCTTCCTTAAGAAGTAACATATGGACATTGAATGAAGGTTTAAGTATTATGTGGTCGATCAGATGCGTTTTTAAACTCTAGAAGTTGCTGGTCTTCAAAATTAGCAATGATAATGtcatttcttttgtaaaatactTGATTCTTCGTTTGAAATTTAAAACTAAGGATCTCAGTTCAAAATGTTTAGAATGCATGACAACTTAAAAATGTTTTCTTTAGTCCTCTCCATTTGACATAAACCTTTCCAATTTGTTCATTCCAGAttgttaatttctttttatctaattataaatTCGAATGAAAATGGTTTGATGAGATAATTTCTCAATTTCCAAAACTTGGGAAAGAATCAGAAGCAAATAAGATCTAATATTACAGACTATTTCAAACAACAATTCATACTTTGGGTTAGCTTTTCTTGGAAATATCATTACCAAAGACAAGCCCGGATAACAAATTTAAGTTCGTTGAGGTTGAGTTGTGTCTATTTAGTTgcatgaagaagaaaaaaaacttaatcaaCTCATTTTTCATTGttattatattgtaattatttcCCTTAAGTTTAATCAAAGTTAGAGAATTGATGGCTACAACTTCAAAGTATCAAAGGGAAAAATGTTTTTCAACTCTTTAATTATGTTCATTTCCAATttgtatttatgaaatttagaataagagaaatgaaaaaGTTTTTTATTCCAAACCTAAGAAAagaattggaaaaaaaataattgtacgAGTTAATTAttctaaactaataaataaataaataatggaaatatatttaagaatttgCAACTCTCTAAGTAGGTTTGggttaaataactcaaatcaaaaaaatatatttttgactctcattttctttatcacatcacttatttattaaacaaaatattaaaatatttttattttaaattattattttttaattttattgtatattaatataGCTGTAAgcctttttattaataatttttatattttcttaaaatcactataaattattattttgaaataactcaaattataaCAACTAGTATGTATCTAGtgcatttacacgagtaataatataaaaaatcatgaaaaaaatattaccgtaaaaatgtttatgggcgggtaaaACTCATAATCCGaaccaaatatctatttactatcacatatattcaagttaatcacaactctcgacccggcaatccagatactttaaaaattaagcatcattatatatatatattaattagttaaaaagttgaacttatattgtcaaaatgtctcgcgttcatcaaatttggtgttgaatttaaaatataaagtgttattagtttagttggttaaaagattgtacttattttgttaggttgcaagttcgaactatacctataagttttatttttaaccgttttaagtttatgggcgggtcaacccacaatccgacccaagtattcatttactctcatatatatatatatatatatatatatccacaactctcgacccggcaatccagacactttaaaaattaagcatcattatatatatatatatatatatatatatatatatatatatatatatatatatatatatatatatatattagttagttaaaaagttgaacttatattgttaaaatgtcccacattcatcaaatttggtgttcaatttaaaatgtaaattgttattagtctagttggttaaaaaattgtacttgttttgttaggttgcaagttcgaaccatacctatagcattttaaattttatttttaaccgttttaagtttatgggcgggtcaacccacaatccgacccaagtatccatttactctctcatatatatatatatccaaattaaccacaactctcaacccggcaatccgaacactttaaaaattaattatcattatatattatatagattagttagttaaaaagttgaacttatattgttaaaatgtcatgcgttcatcaaatttggtgttgaatttaaaatatatagtgttattagcttagttggttaaaagattgtacttgttttgttaggttgcaagttcgaaccatacctatagcattttaaattttatttttaaccgttttaagtttatgggcgggtcaacccacaatccgacccaagtatctatttattctcacatatatattcaaattaaccacatctctcgactcgacaatccggacactttaaaaattaagcatcattatatatatatataaattagttagttaaaaagttgaacttatattgttaaaatgtcacgcgttcatcaaatttggtgttgaatttgaaatatatagtgttattagcttatttggttaaaaaattgtacttgttttgttatggtgcaagttcgaactataccaataatatttttaattttatttttaaccgttttaagtttatgggtgggtcaacccacaatccgactcaagtatccatttactctcacatatatatccaaattaaccacaactctcgacccgacaattcgaacacttttaaaaaattaaacatcattatatatatatatatatatatatatatatatatatatatatatatatatatatatatatatatatatatatatattagttagtttaaaagttaaaattatattgttaaaatgtcatgcgttcatcaaatttggtgttgaatttaaaatataaagtgttattagcatagttggttaaaaaattatatgtgttttgttaggttgcaagttcgaaccaaccatacctatagcatttttaattttatttttaaccgttttaagtttatggacgggtcaacccataatctaACACAAATATctaattactctcacatatatatctaaaataagcacagttctcgacccgataatctgAACACtctaaaaattaagtatcattatatatatatatatagataacccAATCCAAACTAGCctaaatataatatagaaaaaggTTATTGACTCTAGTTAGAATTTGTTTCTTTGAATGgaatataatatagaaaaaggCTATTGACTCTATGGACTTTTGGCTACCCCAATTTAAcgatttaagtttttttttatgtattttttcaatttatttgacatttttattatatattaggcCCAAATAATATGTGAAGGTTCGAACTTGAAtcattttcattaaatgaaGTTTACTTTAAATTGTGTCATATAATTGttgaattatcaaaattttaactatt is part of the Impatiens glandulifera chromosome 1, dImpGla2.1, whole genome shotgun sequence genome and encodes:
- the LOC124922233 gene encoding vacuolar protein sorting-associated protein 2 homolog 3-like; amino-acid sequence: MLKIFAKKPSAKEALRESKREMANATRGIEKEITALQMEEKKLVAEIKRTAKTGNEAATKILARQLVRLRQQIAKLQGSRAQVRGIATQTQAMSAQSSVAAGMKGATKAMAAMNKQMEPAKQTKAIREFQKQSAQMDMTTEMMSDAIDDVLDNDEAEDETDELTNQVLDEIGVDVASQLSSAPKGKIAGKKTEDVSTTRSNIDDLEERLAALRNP